A genome region from Coffea arabica cultivar ET-39 chromosome 7e, Coffea Arabica ET-39 HiFi, whole genome shotgun sequence includes the following:
- the LOC113702102 gene encoding developmentally-regulated G-protein 3, producing the protein MATVMQKIKDIEDEMARTQKNKATAHHLGLLKAKLAKLRRELLTPSSKGGGGAGEGFDVTKSGDSRVGLVGFPSVGKSTLLNKLTGTFSEVASYEFTTLTCIPGVITYRGAKIQLLDLPGIIEGAKDGKGRGRQVISTARTCNCILIVLDAIKPITHKRLIEKELEGFGIRLNKEPPNLTFRRKDKGGINLTSTVTNTNLDLDTVKAICSEYRIHNADISLKYDATADDLIDVIEGSRVYMPCIYAVNKIDQITLEELEILDKLPHYCPVSAHLEWNLDGLLEKIWEYLDLTRVYTKPKGMNPDYEDPVILSSKRRTVEDFCNRIHKDMVKQFKYALVWGSSAKHKPQRVGKEHELEDEDVVQIIKKV; encoded by the exons ATGGCTACTGTTATGCAGAAAATTAAAGACATCGAAGATGAG ATGGCAAGGACCCAAAAGAATAAAGCTACTGCCCATCACCTTGGATTGCTAAAG GCTAAGCTGGCAAAACTTCGGAGGGAGTTACTTACTCCATCATCAAAGGGAGGTGGCGGTGCAGGAGAGGGTTTTGACGTTACAAAAAGTGGCGATTCTAGAGTTGGTCTAGTTGGTTTCCCGTCTGTTGGGAAATCAACACTTTTAAACAAGTTAACTGGAACTTTTTCAGAG GTTGCTTCATATGAATTTACCACATTAACCTGCATTCCAGGAGTGATAACATATCGGGGAGCTAAGATTCag TTGTTAGATCTCCCTGGCATTATTGAGGGTGCCAAAGACGGAAAGGGTAGAGGAAGACAG GTCATCAGTACCGCAAGAACGTGCAATTGTATTCTGATCGTTCTGGATGCAATTAAGCCAATCACTCACAAACGTCTGATTGAGAAAGAGCTTGAGGGATTTGGAATCAG ATTGAACAAGGAACCGCCCAATCTGACATTTAGAAGGAAAGACAAGGGTGGGATCAATCTTACCTCGACTGTAACCAATACAAATCTCGACCTTGATACGGTGAAGGCAATATGCAGCGAATATAGGATACACAATGCTGATATTAGTCTAAAATATGATGCCACAGCCGATGACCTTATAGATGTTATTGAGGGGAGTAGAGTCTACATGCCTTGCATCTATGCTGTCAATAAGATTGATCAGATTACACTTGAAGAGCTGGAGATTTTGGATAAGCTTCCACACTATTGCCCAGTCAG TGCACATTTGGAATGGAATCTAGATGGTCTGCTGGAGAAGATCTGGGAATATCTCGATCTGACTCGTGTATACACAAAGCCGAAGGGAATGAATCCAGATTATGAGGACCCAGTGATATTATCATCAAAGAGGAGAACAGTTGAGGACTTCTGCAATCGAATCCACAAAGATATGGTCAAACAATTTAAGTA TGCACTGGTCTGGGGATCAAGTGCGAAACACAAGCCACAAAGGGTAGGCAAG GAGCATGAGCTGGAAGATGAAGATGTTgttcaaatcatcaaaaaagTGTGA